The DNA segment GGATCTATGCTGCAACAGCTTAGCAGGGAAGATACCAAAGAGCATTGGTTCCTTGAAGAAGCTAAGTGTTCTGTCTCTGCAACACAACAAACTAACCGGAGAGGTTCCTTGGAGTTTAGGCAACTTGAGTACGTTGAGTAGGATTGATCTGAGCTTCAACGATCTTTCAGGAACAATCCCAAAAACCCTAGCCAACATTCCTCAGCTTGAAACACTTGACTTGCGCAACAATACTCTCTCTGGCTTTGTTCCTCCTGGTGAGTGATGATGATTTTTAAAGCTTCTCTCTGTCTTCTTGACTTtgactttttttaatttaatgttttcacATCTTGTGAAAGGTCTCGAGAAGTTGAATGAGAGATTCCAGTTTGAGAACAACGCTGGGTTATGTGGGATCGATTTTCCTTCTTTGAGAGCTTGTTCTGCTTTTGATGATTCAACCATCGAAGTCAAGCAGCCTCAGGGTGAAAAGGACACTGATAAATCAACTCTTCATAACATCTCCGACTCTGTCTATCTCAAAAGTCATTGCAACCAAACACATTGTCATAAACCCTCATCAAAACTCCCACAAGTTGCTTTGATCTCAAGTGTCATCACCGTCACTATAACTCTGTTTGGTGCTGGTTTATTAACCTTGTTACGCTACAGAAGAAGGAAACAGAAGATTAGTAACACAGCAGAGATTTCAGAGGGAAGACTCAGCACAGATCAGCAAAAAGACTTTCGAGCATCGCCTCTTATGAGTCTTGCCTACACCAAAGAATGGGACCCCCTTGGAGACAGCAGAAACGGAGCTGAGTTCTCACAAGAGCCTCATCATCTCTTTGTTGTTAACAGCAGTTTCAGGTTTAACCTAGAAGAGGTTGAATCAGCAACACAATGCTTTTCAGAAGCTAACCTATTGAGCAGGAACAGCTTTACCTCGGTGTTCAAAGGAGTCCTCAGAGATGGTTCTCTGGTAGCTATCAGGAGCATCAACATAAGCAGTTGCAAGAACGAGGAAGTCGAGTTCATGAACGGTCTGAAGCTTTTGTCCTCCATGTCACACGAAAACTTAGTGAAGCTGCGTGGCTTCTGCTGTTCTAGAGGCAGAGGAGAGTGTTTCCTCATATATGATTTTGCTTCAAAAGGAAAGCTCTCTAGGTTTCTTGACTTGCAAGAAAGCGAAACCGGTCGAGTTCTTGCTTGGCCCGCAAGAGTCTTTATCATCAAAGGGATTGCAAAAGGTATTGCTTACTTACATGGAAGTGATCAAGAGAAGAAGCATGCCATTGTTCATCGAAACATATCGGTCGAGAAGATCCTACTAGATGAGCAGTTCAACCCGTTGATCGCTGACTCAGGTCTTCACAACCTTTTAGCAGACGATTTGGTCTTCTCAGCACTCAAAACAAGTGCAGCAATGGGATACTTAGCTCCAGAGTACGTTACAACCGGAAGATTCACGGAGAAAACCGACGTGTTCGCCTTTGGAGTCATCATTCTCCAAATACTCTCTGGTAAGCTCATGCTTACAAGCTCACTGAGGATTGCAGCTGAAAATGGAGAGCATTGTGGATTCATTGATGAACATCTCGGTGAAGGGTTTGATATAACAGAGGCGGTTGCATTGGCGAGGATGGGGATAAGCTGTACTCAGGAGATTCCAAACAATAGGCCTAATATAGAGTCACTGCTTCGGGAGATAAACTGTATGAAGAGTGAATGAGTGTTATTTTAGTTAGCAGAAAATGTTTCAACGTTTGTGCTGAGTATGATTCTCCGGTTAAGCTGTATCACAAGTTCACAACAGttggttttaatttttactCTCCCAAGAAAGAACCGGGTCGGTTTACATAATTATAGTAATTTATAGAAGATTTGATTTGATATCAATTGGAGAAGTATCATATATATCGTTATATTCTTTGCaccgttaattttttttttcaattttctataaatttttattttattttaatggacGATTCCCTATTTTTCACTCCTTTATCTCTTAAGGTTATGCTATTTTGTGGGAATTTCTCTCAGTGTTGCTCGTCTGCAAAGCAAATTGTCCATAAATACTAAGTAGAGAACGATCTTAATTAAGCACTTATATTGTACAATTTATTAGTTAtagtaataattatattatttcactaaaatcatatttaaaaaagCTATCCTATTTTTGTGGGACTTTCTCTTAATGTTGCTTGTCTGCAAAGCAAACTGACCATAAATACTAAGGTGTGAATGCATGGAAATATGTAATGATCTCTATaacaaatatgaaatataaagtatatagtAAAACTGTAAAAGTATTATAGTAGTTAGAGAAAAGAAGATCGGCTCGTGCCATatagcttcagtatatatacacatgtaCCAAACGGACTCATCCATTCACTTTCACCAGAGCTCAGAAAATCTAAAGACACAAATCACTTTCTCTCTAGTTtaatttttcgtttttctttatTATGTCTACACTCTCATCAACAGAAACAATGTCAGAGCAATGTCCCTTCGACGATGGTGTTTACGACTGTGTAAAGAAAGTGATTATAGGAGAAGACTCTCAGGGCGTCGCTTACATCACGATCCAGTACGTGCGAAATGGAGATGTCGTGCAGCTAGAACATGGAAGCGAAAGAGGAACACAAATCACTGAGGTAATATTtcgatttttttaatatcagtATATATTAGTCATAaactttgtttatttttctttgctCTTAATTGCTGTTTGTTTTCTGTTTGActcaatatttttaaattttaagaccGAGTTCGAAGTTAAGGACCCAGACGAATACATCACATGCATTGAGGGAACATGGGGAGAAGCTAACCGATACGATGGTGATATCCATATGTGGAATCAAACGCTTAGTCGTACGGTGACAGAGCTTCAATTCAAGACATCACACGGGAGAACATCTCAGAAGTTTGGTAAGCCTGGCGCTGACAGCTTCGAGTTCAAGTTGGAGGGCAACAATGGAACGAAGCTTGTTGGGCTTCTTGGAAGCTCTGGTCGTTTTCTTGACGAGATAGAAGCTAACTTTGACGTGGTTTCTTCTGCTTTAAAGCAGTTAGAACCTCAAGGTGGGTCCGATGGACATTCTTGGGATGATGGGGCTTATGACGGTCTGAGGAAAGTGTGTATTGGAGAAGATGGTGGCCGTGTGAGCTCCGTTGAGTTTGTGTATGCCAAGGGAGACCAACGTATAACTCATTGTCACGGCATGGATTCAAATGAACGTAAAGAGGTGGTATacacatttaatttttaaaatgttctttaaaataatatttatctatCTCTctaattaaaaatgttttttttttgtgcagtTTGAGCTGGAGTATGAAGATGGTGAATATATAATATCCGTGGAGGGAACTATCGATGATGATGGTTTTGTCTCCTCTTTAATCTTCAACACATCAATGACTAGAAGCTCTGAGGAGTTTGGAAAAGCGGTTGCTAACAACAAGTTCTTCCTCAAGCCAATAGGGTTTCATAAGCTTGTCGGCTTCCGAGGAAGGTCCTGCGTTGATCGTATCAATGCTCTAGGTGCAAATTTCGCTGTGGTGGTAGCTCCTCCAGTCAAGAAACTACAAGCACAAGGTACTAACTCTGGTGAAGAGTGGGATGATGGGATCCACGACAATGTTCGTATGATAATCGTATCATACGGCCACGAATCTGTGCTATCGGTCACGTTTGAATATGCCAACGGAACGGAGACTGTGGTTGGAGACGCTCGCGGGGACGTCGATGAAATTGGTGATAGAAAAGAGGTACATGAtgcataaatttattttcaaaattgatagcgttatttttttctaaaatttgttaACTGTTATAGATGATGCATAAATTTCGTTTTCTGTGTAGTTCAAGCTCTGTGATAATAATGAATACATAACATCCGTTGAAGGATTCTTCGGTGAAAAGTTGCTAACTTCTGAAACCGCAGACGAGTATGAGTCTATATACTATAAAATGAAGAGGCTTGATTTCATCACAAATATTACAGCATATTCAGTGTTGGAAAACGATCCAAGTGAGGGTTATGTGGACGTAGTACCGTTCAAGCTGGAGGAGAAAGATCACAAGATTGTTGGGTTCCATGGCAAGTCTACAGAACTTTCTCTCCAGCAAATTGGTGTTTATGTTAAGCCAATCGATGACGCTTAAGCTTTTAATATTTGCCGTGGTAGAATAATTATGAGAAAAGCTACATATGCTTAGACTCTTTCCTTCAACCATTTATGTTCTCGTCGTGATTGTTGTTTTTACTCTGGTGCGTCCAATATCATCTTTGACTATGTTTTAAGgtttttttatgtttgaatAAAGAAGTATGCTATATTTACTCTGCTTTTATATTTACCCTGGTTATCAAAATTTCTTCAACAAATGTTTGTGCCATCGATATTAATTaagcacttttttttttgaacacaaactTACTTTCATTCATACTTAATCTTCTTCAATACAATAGATAGAGGGAATTAACCATCCTCTTTGACACCAAGCATAACatacaaaacataaataaactaaGCAAGATAGGTCTTCAATCGAAGATGACAGCGGATTCGAGACGATGCTCAAATGCGTCGGGGGAGCCTTCACGACAAAGTCGTATAGCTGTGGAATAGTCACATAATATGACGTTGAGGTCCAGTCCTCATCTACGAGAAACACCAAGGTGGTCTCGATTGCATCTTCAGGTCCCGTGGAGACCGCTCCGCAAGATAACAAACCGATGAGGAAACTACAAAACAGACGCAAGACCGAGGAAACACCTCTTTCCATAGAAAGAGGGTAAGGTAGTAACAATTTCTCTTCAAAAGAAGAGGATGGCCGAACAAGAACCGAGTCCGATGAACGCACCAGTAACTTCATCCCAAAGGATAGATATGATCGTGTGATACAAAGAGGAGAGATCCTTATGAACCCACCTGAAATCTCTGATGAAAAATTCCAATAGCTCCAAACCATACAAATCTGACTCGTATCTTCAATTTTGGAGTTGGGCTTTAGGAAGCTTCTGCTTGGACTGGCAGGTTTGGTAGATCTAATGGGCCAAGCCCATTCATAATTGAAAAGCAGCCCACTACACCAAAGATGCACGAAGCTTGGCTGTTCGACGGTGCCGTAGGAGAGGTCACCGAAGATACGTCGGAGAAAAACAGTGAAGCCGTTGAGGAAGATCCACGCAAAAGGAGAGGACACCACCTTAGGAGACGCGTAGAGTGAAGAATCGCCGCAGAAATTAAGTTCTAGTCTCGTGGAGCTTTGAGATCTGGTTCCTGAGGGTTGATGAGGAGCAAAACATACTGTGAAAATAGGCTCAGTCCTTACCAGAGACGGAAGGGGAGAGCTCGTCATGTAAAACCAATGCTCCAAAGGCGGATGAGAGAACGGGGCAAAGTCGACCTCGAGATTCGTCAGACAGCTATCAGGGGGAGGTTCGTCGGGAACTGTTCCTAAAAACCGAAACACAGCAGTGGCGAGAGAATCCTCTCGACTCGTCGCTGGAGAAGAAGCCATCTGGGGAGAAAGGACCACCGGTAGATCTGAGACGAAGAGTCCTCGGCTTCGTCGTTGAGTCTGTTGGGGTCTCTCTCCTTCGATAGCCCGAAGGATACCACACAGTAACAAAAGATGAGGAAAGCGAGATACAGCCATAAGAGTGAGAGAGATAAACGTCGGAGATAGAGCCCCGCGCCGGCGAGAAACCGCTTCGCCGGCGCCGGAGAAAATAGATCTGGGTTGTGTCTCAAAGATCGTGTTTGGGAGAAAGTTGAAAATAGTGAAGTGATAAATTTAATTAAGCACTTATATTGTAAAATATACTAGTCAtagtaataatttaattattccA comes from the Brassica rapa cultivar Chiifu-401-42 chromosome A01, CAAS_Brap_v3.01, whole genome shotgun sequence genome and includes:
- the LOC103860236 gene encoding somatic embryogenesis receptor kinase 4, whose translation is MDALHATLLVLLSIFLSTSPPVQGNAELRALMELKSSLDPENNLLKSWTFNGDPCDGSFEGIACNQHLKVANISLQGKRLTGKLSPAVAELKCLSGLYLHYNSLSGEIPQEITNLTELSDLYLNVNNFSGEIPAGIGSMVGLQVMDLCCNSLAGKIPKSIGSLKKLSVLSLQHNKLTGEVPWSLGNLSTLSRIDLSFNDLSGTIPKTLANIPQLETLDLRNNTLSGFVPPGLEKLNERFQFENNAGLCGIDFPSLRACSAFDDSTIEVKQPQGEKDTDKSTLHNISDSVYLKSHCNQTHCHKPSSKLPQVALISSVITVTITLFGAGLLTLLRYRRRKQKISNTAEISEGRLSTDQQKDFRASPLMSLAYTKEWDPLGDSRNGAEFSQEPHHLFVVNSSFRFNLEEVESATQCFSEANLLSRNSFTSVFKGVLRDGSLVAIRSINISSCKNEEVEFMNGLKLLSSMSHENLVKLRGFCCSRGRGECFLIYDFASKGKLSRFLDLQESETGRVLAWPARVFIIKGIAKGIAYLHGSDQEKKHAIVHRNISVEKILLDEQFNPLIADSGLHNLLADDLVFSALKTSAAMGYLAPEYVTTGRFTEKTDVFAFGVIILQILSGKLMLTSSLRIAAENGEHCGFIDEHLGEGFDITEAVALARMGISCTQEIPNNRPNIESLLREINCMKSE
- the LOC103860240 gene encoding jacalin-related lectin 45, whose amino-acid sequence is MSTLSSTETMSEQCPFDDGVYDCVKKVIIGEDSQGVAYITIQYVRNGDVVQLEHGSERGTQITETEFEVKDPDEYITCIEGTWGEANRYDGDIHMWNQTLSRTVTELQFKTSHGRTSQKFGKPGADSFEFKLEGNNGTKLVGLLGSSGRFLDEIEANFDVVSSALKQLEPQGGSDGHSWDDGAYDGLRKVCIGEDGGRVSSVEFVYAKGDQRITHCHGMDSNERKEFELEYEDGEYIISVEGTIDDDGFVSSLIFNTSMTRSSEEFGKAVANNKFFLKPIGFHKLVGFRGRSCVDRINALGANFAVVVAPPVKKLQAQGTNSGEEWDDGIHDNVRMIIVSYGHESVLSVTFEYANGTETVVGDARGDVDEIGDRKEFKLCDNNEYITSVEGFFGEKLLTSETADEYESIYYKMKRLDFITNITAYSVLENDPSEGYVDVVPFKLEEKDHKIVGFHGKSTELSLQQIGVYVKPIDDA